In the genome of Kitasatospora cathayae, one region contains:
- a CDS encoding Wzz/FepE/Etk N-terminal domain-containing protein, with amino-acid sequence MSDDTIRLVTIGRILRRRWRLLAVLAAVGALVGYGTSLLFPPSYTASASVLLPGVWQDRELLTQAEIATSSVVVDRAAATLGWNGVSGSELRDQVSATAADGNIIKISGTADTPERAQQLSDQVAQQFVTFAGRIAGDSTDPEAAQPEALRQLVVQASRRITDLAAAADPGQTVDSVQTRTDLEKLRTTLQDAIKKLDQIDPAANRSNMVVMGSATRPSGQAPPTRIQLIAAGALSFFLIAVVGHLVAARRSRRPRTGAEIAAALGSALLGTVDVPRGPRAHRPAGRGPRALLRRLLGTDVRWDLPAPQPSGDEADRRLRYRRVCARLRDRLPDPSRLLVVVPDGDEPGRRAAGQLVDEAGSDPLLRVVEVAVSRPLLPDRDDESGALLVLSAGGWTAEELAGIADACADAGHELVGVVVAGPVRERPTRSEGRRPDDAEPALADDATPALAVGDDGGRGSG; translated from the coding sequence TTGAGCGACGACACGATACGCCTGGTCACGATCGGCCGGATCCTCCGTCGGCGCTGGCGGCTGCTCGCCGTCCTCGCCGCGGTGGGTGCGCTGGTCGGCTACGGCACCTCGCTGCTGTTCCCGCCGAGCTACACGGCGTCGGCGTCGGTGCTGCTGCCCGGGGTGTGGCAGGACCGGGAACTGCTGACCCAGGCGGAGATCGCCACCAGTTCGGTGGTGGTCGACCGGGCCGCCGCCACGCTCGGCTGGAACGGGGTCAGCGGCAGCGAGCTGCGGGACCAGGTGAGCGCCACCGCCGCGGACGGCAACATCATCAAGATCTCGGGCACGGCCGACACCCCGGAGCGCGCCCAGCAGCTCTCCGACCAGGTGGCCCAGCAGTTCGTCACCTTCGCCGGGCGGATCGCGGGCGACAGCACCGACCCCGAAGCGGCGCAGCCCGAGGCGCTGCGGCAGCTGGTGGTGCAGGCCAGCCGCCGCATCACCGACCTGGCGGCCGCGGCCGATCCGGGGCAGACCGTGGACAGCGTGCAGACCCGCACCGACTTGGAGAAGCTGCGCACCACACTGCAGGACGCCATCAAGAAGCTGGACCAGATCGACCCGGCCGCCAACCGGTCCAACATGGTCGTCATGGGCTCGGCCACCCGGCCGTCCGGCCAGGCGCCGCCGACCAGGATCCAACTCATCGCCGCCGGGGCGTTGTCGTTCTTCCTGATCGCGGTCGTCGGGCATCTCGTCGCCGCCCGGAGGAGCCGGCGGCCGCGCACCGGGGCGGAGATCGCCGCGGCGCTGGGCTCGGCGCTCCTCGGCACCGTCGACGTGCCCAGGGGGCCGCGCGCGCACCGGCCGGCGGGCCGTGGCCCGCGGGCGCTGCTCCGCCGGCTGCTGGGCACCGACGTCCGGTGGGACCTGCCGGCCCCGCAGCCCTCCGGCGACGAGGCCGACCGGCGGCTCCGCTACCGGCGGGTGTGCGCCCGCCTGCGGGACCGACTTCCGGACCCATCACGGCTGTTGGTGGTCGTCCCGGACGGCGACGAGCCGGGCCGCCGGGCCGCCGGGCAGCTGGTCGACGAGGCCGGGAGCGATCCGCTGCTGCGGGTGGTGGAGGTCGCGGTGTCCCGGCCGCTGCTGCCGGACCGGGACGACGAGTCCGGTGCCCTGCTCGTGCTCAGCGCGGGCGGCTGGACCGCGGAGGAACTCGCCGGCATCGCCGACGCGTGCGCGGACGCCGGGCACGAGCTGGTCGGCGTCGTCGTCGCCGGCCCGGTCCGGGAGCGTCCGACGCGGTCCGAAGGCCGCCGACCGGACGACGCCGAACCGGCGCTCGCGGATGACGCCACGCCGGCGCTCGCGGTCGGCGACGACGGGGGGAGAGGGTCGGGGTGA
- a CDS encoding Wzz/FepE/Etk N-terminal domain-containing protein, which translates to MTPTTTSEPPPAAPLLDLQALVVAVRRRRRLWCCLALVGLLLGAALAVLKPPPPTAVTTVLVAHQADQPNDPGTLIRTDAALLQTTEIAGKALQALGSAQKPEDFMRDYGGAGLTNNLLQITVTGHSDAEAQARAKALADAFVADHVRRIQEAAAAEAKALLDQRDQMQKELAQVNQQIGDAAQQSGAKAATNLQSLYDSRTVLTSRINDFSQRAAEAGVGTPRLVAGTQIVDAPRAVRQSLPKTAATDAGIGLVLGFVLGIAVAAVGAVVADRPVLRREIATNLGASVIAELRRVPRRPAGRWQPRRTRTARARLTATLARTVRGSAEAVSLLELGCARSTGEIALDLAGALAEEGPVVVVDGLPGPQLAKRRPRPGEPAVVAAEQVGAGAERRLGVGSVAPGTAWTDLRHLGTRTVLVVRAGHGSAAWLHTVARQLADQRIPVLGVVLIDPDPRDRTDGTLWDGPHTALRGENGRLARLSRTGRRRTERLPMWTSRVPDSDQEAR; encoded by the coding sequence GTGACACCAACTACGACCTCGGAGCCGCCGCCCGCCGCGCCACTGCTGGACCTCCAGGCGCTGGTGGTCGCGGTGCGCAGGCGGCGGCGCCTCTGGTGCTGCCTGGCGCTGGTCGGGCTGCTGCTCGGCGCGGCGCTGGCGGTCCTGAAGCCGCCGCCGCCGACCGCGGTGACCACGGTGCTGGTCGCGCACCAGGCGGACCAGCCCAACGACCCGGGAACCCTGATCCGCACCGACGCCGCCCTGCTGCAGACCACCGAGATCGCCGGCAAGGCGCTGCAAGCCCTCGGGTCCGCGCAGAAACCGGAGGACTTCATGCGGGACTACGGGGGCGCCGGCCTGACCAACAACCTGCTGCAGATCACCGTGACCGGACACAGCGACGCCGAAGCCCAGGCCCGGGCCAAGGCGCTGGCCGACGCCTTCGTCGCGGACCACGTGCGGCGGATCCAGGAAGCCGCGGCCGCCGAGGCCAAGGCCCTGCTCGACCAGCGCGACCAGATGCAGAAGGAACTCGCCCAGGTCAACCAGCAGATCGGCGACGCGGCGCAGCAGAGCGGGGCGAAGGCCGCGACGAACCTGCAGTCGCTCTACGACAGCCGGACCGTGCTCACCTCGCGCATCAACGACTTCAGCCAGCGCGCCGCCGAGGCGGGCGTCGGCACCCCCCGGCTCGTCGCCGGGACCCAGATCGTGGACGCCCCGCGCGCGGTGAGGCAGTCCCTGCCGAAGACCGCCGCCACCGACGCCGGGATCGGGCTCGTCCTCGGGTTCGTCCTCGGGATCGCGGTGGCCGCCGTCGGCGCGGTGGTGGCGGACCGCCCCGTGCTGCGCCGGGAGATCGCGACGAACCTCGGCGCCTCCGTCATCGCGGAGCTGCGCCGGGTGCCCCGCCGACCGGCCGGCCGGTGGCAGCCGCGGCGGACCCGGACGGCCCGGGCGAGGCTCACCGCGACCCTGGCCCGCACCGTGCGCGGCTCCGCGGAAGCGGTGTCACTGCTGGAACTGGGCTGCGCGCGCAGCACCGGCGAGATCGCCCTGGACCTCGCCGGGGCACTGGCGGAGGAGGGGCCGGTGGTGGTCGTCGACGGGCTGCCCGGCCCCCAGCTCGCCAAGCGCCGCCCGAGGCCGGGCGAGCCGGCCGTGGTCGCCGCCGAGCAGGTCGGGGCCGGTGCGGAACGCCGGCTCGGCGTCGGCTCGGTGGCGCCCGGCACGGCGTGGACCGACCTGCGCCACCTCGGCACCCGGACCGTGCTCGTGGTGCGCGCCGGGCACGGCAGCGCCGCCTGGCTGCACACCGTGGCGCGCCAGCTCGCGGACCAGCGCATCCCGGTGCTCGGGGTGGTGCTGATCGACCCCGATCCGCGCGACCGGACCGACGGCACCCTGTGGGACGGGCCGCACACCGCGCTGCGCGGTGAGAACGGGCGGCTGGCCCGGCTGAGCCGGACGGGCCGGCGGCGGACGGAACGACTACCGATGTGGACCTCACGGGTCCCCGACAGCGATCAGGAGGCGAGGTAG
- the asnB gene encoding asparagine synthase (glutamine-hydrolyzing), whose protein sequence is MCGIAGTYRWPDGKAVTDLLTDTLAHRGPDGAGRYGHPLGDGEVHLGHRRLAIIDLSETGAQPMVSDGLVLTYNGELYNAPELRAELSAAGVRFRGTSDTEVLLEAWRRWGTDCLPRLRGMFAFGIFDERTGELVLARDQLGIKPLFLVRRGEGLVFASELKALAAATGGSLEVDQAALVASLLYYWVPDSRCAFREAEKLPPGSWLRCRPDGRVERGRYWHLREVAAEGRDRARAGELPDLAAIVEESTRRHLLSDVPVATFLSGGLDSSYLTALAARDHPGISAYTIGFRAEDARFEAMPDDLRYARQVAERFGVDLNEIEIAPDVLDLLPKMTYHLDEPIGDPAAINTFLICSAAREAGVKVLLSGMGADELFAGYRKHLANQLALRYQRVPRPLRRGLSAAVDRLPVATARRGLRSVRFAKRFLSFADLPEEAAFRRSYTMYDQEELLALVDPDLAGTVEDVLTEHADVYQDNDLDDFVNRMCLGDARMFLPGLNLAYTDRSSMAASTEVRVPYVDVEVVRAAFTVPGDRKIVGRQGKAVLKEAAASILPREIVYRPKGLFSAPLRAWMSRDLAPLVREVINDGELVRSGFLRRDVLARLVAEDAAGQRDFSKHLWHVLTLEYWYRGATSGHSAHPTA, encoded by the coding sequence ATGTGCGGCATCGCGGGCACGTACCGATGGCCGGACGGCAAGGCCGTGACCGACCTGCTCACCGACACCCTCGCCCACCGCGGCCCGGACGGAGCGGGCCGGTACGGCCACCCCCTCGGTGACGGCGAAGTGCACCTGGGGCACCGCCGGCTGGCCATCATCGACCTCTCCGAGACCGGCGCCCAGCCGATGGTCTCGGACGGCCTGGTCCTGACGTACAACGGCGAGCTGTACAACGCGCCCGAGCTGCGGGCCGAGCTGTCGGCCGCCGGGGTGCGCTTCCGCGGCACCTCCGACACCGAGGTGCTGCTGGAGGCCTGGCGGCGCTGGGGCACGGACTGCCTGCCCCGGCTGCGCGGCATGTTCGCGTTCGGGATCTTCGACGAGCGCACCGGCGAGCTGGTGCTCGCCCGCGACCAACTCGGCATCAAGCCGCTGTTCCTGGTCCGGCGCGGCGAGGGCCTGGTGTTCGCCTCCGAGCTCAAGGCGCTGGCCGCCGCCACCGGCGGGTCGCTGGAGGTGGACCAGGCGGCACTGGTGGCCTCCCTGCTGTACTACTGGGTGCCGGACTCGCGCTGCGCCTTCCGCGAGGCGGAGAAGCTGCCGCCGGGCAGCTGGCTGCGCTGCCGGCCCGACGGCCGGGTGGAACGCGGCCGGTACTGGCACCTGCGGGAGGTCGCCGCCGAGGGCCGGGACCGGGCCCGGGCCGGCGAGCTGCCGGACCTCGCCGCCATCGTCGAGGAGTCGACCAGGCGTCACCTGCTCTCGGACGTCCCGGTGGCGACCTTCCTCTCCGGCGGACTGGATTCCAGCTACCTGACCGCGCTGGCGGCCCGCGACCACCCCGGGATCTCCGCCTACACGATCGGGTTCCGCGCCGAGGACGCCAGGTTCGAGGCGATGCCGGACGACCTGCGCTACGCCCGGCAGGTGGCCGAGCGGTTCGGCGTCGACCTGAACGAGATCGAGATCGCCCCGGACGTGCTCGACCTGCTGCCGAAGATGACGTACCACCTGGACGAGCCGATCGGCGACCCGGCGGCGATCAACACCTTCCTGATCTGCTCGGCCGCCCGGGAGGCCGGGGTCAAGGTGCTGCTGTCGGGGATGGGCGCCGACGAGCTGTTCGCCGGCTACCGCAAGCACCTGGCCAACCAGCTCGCGCTGCGCTACCAGCGCGTCCCGCGGCCGCTGCGGCGCGGTCTGTCCGCCGCCGTGGACCGGCTGCCGGTGGCCACGGCCAGGCGGGGGCTGCGGTCGGTGCGGTTCGCCAAGCGGTTCCTCTCCTTCGCCGACCTGCCGGAGGAGGCCGCGTTCCGGCGCAGCTACACCATGTACGACCAGGAGGAACTGCTCGCCCTGGTCGACCCGGACCTGGCCGGGACGGTCGAGGACGTGCTGACCGAGCACGCGGACGTCTACCAGGACAACGACCTCGACGACTTCGTCAACCGGATGTGCCTGGGCGACGCCCGGATGTTCCTGCCGGGCCTGAACCTCGCCTACACGGACCGTTCCAGCATGGCCGCGTCCACCGAGGTGCGGGTGCCGTACGTGGACGTCGAGGTGGTCAGGGCGGCGTTCACCGTGCCCGGCGACCGCAAGATCGTGGGGCGGCAGGGCAAGGCCGTGCTCAAGGAGGCAGCCGCCTCGATCCTGCCCCGGGAGATCGTGTACCGGCCCAAGGGCCTGTTCAGCGCCCCGCTGCGGGCCTGGATGAGCCGGGACCTGGCACCGCTGGTGCGCGAGGTGATCAACGACGGCGAGCTGGTCCGCTCCGGGTTCCTGCGCCGCGACGTACTCGCGCGGCTGGTCGCCGAGGACGCCGCCGGCCAGCGGGACTTCTCCAAGCACCTGTGGCACGTGCTGACCCTCGAGTACTGGTACCGCGGCGCGACCTCCGGCCACAGCGCTCATCCGACGGCTTAG